In one Arthrobacter jinronghuae genomic region, the following are encoded:
- the hisS gene encoding histidine--tRNA ligase — MARKASLSGFPEWLPQERLVELHVLDVLRRTFELHGFSNIETRAVETVGQLLRKGEIDKEVYALSRLQAEEGEAAGKEDPNQLALHFDLTVPFARYVVENAGHLSFPFRRYQIQKVWRGERPQEGRAREFTQADIDVVGDGELPFRYDVELALVIAEALGALPIPEFKIRVNNRKLAEGFYRGIGLEDTAGVLRSIDKLEKIGAQRVAELLQEELGATPEQAEAALKLASIRTEDTSFVEQVRALGVSNELLDEGLDELFQVISEASRRAPGRVLADLSIARGLDYYTGTVYETVLVGHEALGSICSGGRYDSLASKGNRTFPGVGLSIGVTRLVMRILSQEFAQASRSVPTTVLLTLATDESWSEAQDTAAQLRSRGISVEVAPKAEKFGKQIKFADRRGIPFVWFTAEDGSHEVKDIRTGEQVPADPALWTPPAEDLTVQVTPVQVPSA; from the coding sequence ATGGCACGCAAGGCCTCACTGTCCGGTTTCCCCGAATGGCTACCGCAGGAGCGCCTTGTTGAACTCCATGTCCTGGACGTACTGCGCCGCACCTTCGAACTGCACGGCTTCTCCAACATCGAAACACGTGCCGTGGAGACGGTGGGCCAGCTGCTGCGCAAGGGCGAAATCGACAAGGAAGTTTACGCGCTCAGCCGACTGCAGGCCGAAGAGGGCGAGGCGGCCGGCAAGGAAGATCCCAACCAGCTGGCCCTGCACTTCGACCTGACCGTGCCGTTTGCCCGCTACGTGGTGGAGAACGCCGGCCACCTTTCCTTCCCGTTCCGCCGCTACCAGATCCAGAAGGTCTGGCGCGGCGAGCGTCCGCAGGAAGGCCGCGCCCGCGAGTTCACGCAGGCCGACATCGATGTGGTGGGTGACGGAGAGTTGCCGTTCCGCTACGACGTCGAGCTGGCGCTGGTCATCGCCGAAGCCCTGGGCGCCCTGCCGATCCCTGAGTTCAAGATCCGGGTCAACAACCGCAAGCTGGCGGAAGGCTTCTACCGCGGGATCGGCCTGGAAGACACCGCCGGAGTGCTGCGCAGCATCGACAAGCTGGAGAAGATCGGCGCGCAGCGCGTAGCCGAGCTCCTGCAGGAAGAACTCGGTGCCACCCCCGAACAGGCCGAGGCTGCCCTGAAACTGGCCTCCATCCGCACGGAGGACACTTCGTTCGTGGAGCAGGTCCGGGCACTGGGCGTGTCCAACGAACTGCTGGACGAAGGCCTCGATGAACTGTTCCAGGTCATCAGCGAAGCCTCCCGCCGCGCTCCGGGCCGGGTCCTCGCGGACCTCAGCATTGCCCGCGGCCTGGACTACTACACCGGCACCGTCTACGAAACGGTCCTGGTGGGGCATGAAGCGCTCGGCTCCATCTGCTCCGGCGGACGCTACGATTCCCTGGCCAGCAAGGGCAACCGCACCTTCCCCGGCGTCGGACTCTCCATTGGCGTCACCCGGCTGGTCATGCGCATCCTCAGCCAGGAATTCGCGCAGGCTTCGCGCAGCGTTCCCACCACGGTGCTGCTGACCCTGGCCACCGACGAGTCCTGGTCCGAAGCCCAGGACACCGCCGCCCAGCTGCGCAGCCGCGGGATTTCAGTGGAAGTTGCCCCGAAGGCGGAGAAGTTCGGGAAGCAGATCAAGTTCGCAGACCGCCGGGGCATCCCGTTTGTCTGGTTCACCGCCGAAGACGGCAGCCACGAGGTCAAGGACATCCGGACCGGTGAGCAGGTGCCGGCGGATCCCGCGCTCTGGACCCCGCCGGCCGAGGACCTCACCGTGCAGGTAACCCCCGTGCAGGTGCCGTCCGCCTAG
- the secF gene encoding protein translocase subunit SecF, which produces MSKLPSFAAFGNDLYTGKRSYNFVGKAKLWFIIAAAAVLLSIAIPVAKGGFNLGIEFRGGSEFTVSNVSNTDVSGGEKAVAEVAGTADPKVTNIAPGTMRIQTEKLSDDQTIEVKESLADTYGVSQDEVTSTFIGPTWGSDVSRQALVGLVVFVALAAVLMALYFRTWKMSVAAVVGLLVVMVVTAGVYALSGFEVTPSAIIGFLTVLSYSLYDTVVVFDKVRENTKDLDKRTKRTFAEEVNLAVNQTLVRSINTSVVAVLPVASILFIGALLLGAGTLKDLSLALFVGIILGTIATIYIAAPLYAWLRRNEPDIRKQAKRVAERRASEAKGSTAVSA; this is translated from the coding sequence ATGAGTAAGCTCCCCAGTTTCGCCGCATTCGGCAACGACCTTTACACGGGAAAGCGGTCCTACAACTTCGTTGGCAAGGCAAAGCTGTGGTTCATCATCGCAGCGGCAGCCGTGCTGCTTTCGATCGCCATACCGGTAGCCAAGGGCGGATTCAACCTCGGCATCGAGTTCCGCGGCGGCTCCGAATTCACCGTCTCCAACGTCAGCAACACCGACGTCAGCGGCGGCGAGAAGGCCGTGGCCGAGGTTGCCGGGACAGCCGACCCGAAGGTCACCAACATCGCCCCGGGCACCATGCGGATCCAGACGGAGAAGCTGAGCGATGACCAGACCATCGAGGTCAAGGAATCGCTGGCGGATACCTACGGCGTAAGCCAGGACGAGGTCACCTCCACCTTCATCGGTCCCACCTGGGGCAGCGACGTCAGCCGGCAGGCCCTGGTGGGCCTCGTCGTCTTCGTGGCACTGGCCGCGGTGCTGATGGCCTTGTACTTCCGGACCTGGAAGATGTCGGTTGCCGCCGTCGTCGGGCTGCTGGTGGTTATGGTGGTCACCGCCGGCGTCTACGCCCTGAGCGGTTTTGAAGTCACGCCGTCGGCCATCATCGGTTTCCTTACCGTGCTCAGCTACTCGCTCTATGACACCGTGGTGGTGTTCGACAAGGTCCGGGAAAACACCAAGGACCTGGACAAGCGCACCAAGCGGACCTTCGCGGAAGAAGTGAACCTGGCCGTGAACCAGACCCTGGTGCGGTCCATCAACACTTCCGTGGTGGCAGTCCTCCCGGTGGCCTCCATCCTGTTCATCGGTGCGCTGCTGCTGGGCGCCGGAACCCTGAAGGACCTGTCCCTGGCATTGTTCGTGGGCATCATCCTGGGCACCATCGCGACCATCTATATTGCAGCGCCGCTGTACGCGTGGCTGCGCCGGAATGAACCGGACATCCGCAAGCAGGCCAAGCGGGTGGCCGAGCGCCGCGCAAGCGAAGCCAAGGGCTCGACGGCGGTCAGCGCCTAA
- a CDS encoding response regulator: MILESIGGFTVVGEAADGAGAVRMARALRPDVVLMDLRMPGMDGIAATAEITGEGLSAVLVLTTFDIDEYVFAALRAGAAGFLLKSVEPAELVRAVQSVADGDSVLSPEVTGRLISAFVQSPVTAPAAAMAAGNIAAEPLTAREEAVLACIGEGLSNQQISRRLGIAETTVKTHVSRVLAKLGVSSRVQAAIAFRERGGGPGR; encoded by the coding sequence ATGATCCTGGAGTCCATCGGCGGCTTCACGGTCGTCGGCGAGGCTGCCGACGGAGCCGGAGCCGTGCGCATGGCACGTGCCCTGCGGCCCGACGTCGTACTGATGGACCTTCGCATGCCCGGAATGGACGGAATTGCCGCCACCGCCGAGATCACCGGAGAGGGCCTGTCCGCGGTGCTGGTGCTGACCACCTTCGACATTGACGAGTACGTTTTCGCTGCACTGCGGGCAGGTGCCGCCGGTTTCCTGTTGAAATCGGTGGAACCTGCCGAACTGGTCCGTGCGGTGCAAAGCGTGGCCGACGGCGACAGCGTCCTCTCCCCGGAGGTCACCGGCAGGCTGATCTCCGCGTTCGTGCAGTCACCGGTTACGGCACCCGCAGCGGCAATGGCTGCCGGGAACATCGCGGCTGAGCCCCTTACCGCACGGGAGGAAGCGGTCCTGGCCTGCATCGGCGAGGGACTGTCCAACCAGCAGATTTCCCGCCGGCTGGGCATCGCCGAAACCACCGTCAAGACCCATGTCTCCCGGGTGCTGGCCAAGCTGGGAGTCTCCTCCCGGGTGCAGGCCGCCATCGCGTTCCGGGAACGCGGCGGCGGCCCGGGCCGCTAG
- a CDS encoding type IV toxin-antitoxin system AbiEi family antitoxin — protein sequence MPAQLFPYPGALPQITSTGGALFTAGEVFRHEELQAMAMDGLLRHVYAGTFVRWDVRPDPVVRALAASAELPVQLRRRLTMGRMTAAWIYGCAPGPSRLDVLADRRSRTGALQPFSTAVLHEVLLGPADRADVGTVSVTSPLRTAVDVALYAGTAEAVSTLRRLAALPALNCRLDLVQRALEAGNRIPGKAAALDRVAAAAAEPIR from the coding sequence ATGCCTGCGCAGCTCTTTCCCTACCCCGGTGCCCTCCCGCAGATCACTTCCACGGGCGGAGCGCTGTTCACCGCCGGGGAGGTGTTCCGGCACGAGGAACTCCAGGCCATGGCGATGGACGGGCTGCTCCGCCATGTGTACGCGGGAACCTTTGTACGCTGGGATGTCCGGCCGGACCCGGTGGTCCGTGCCCTCGCTGCGTCGGCCGAGCTGCCCGTGCAGCTGCGCCGCCGGCTGACCATGGGGAGAATGACCGCTGCCTGGATCTACGGCTGCGCTCCGGGGCCGTCCCGCCTCGATGTCCTGGCGGACCGCCGCAGCCGCACCGGTGCCCTGCAGCCCTTCAGCACCGCAGTCCTCCACGAGGTCCTGCTGGGCCCGGCCGACCGTGCGGACGTAGGAACGGTGTCCGTTACCTCACCGCTGCGGACCGCCGTCGACGTCGCCCTCTATGCGGGCACCGCAGAAGCGGTTTCCACCCTGCGGCGCCTGGCCGCGCTCCCGGCCCTGAACTGCCGGCTGGACCTCGTGCAGCGTGCCCTGGAAGCCGGAAACCGGATACCGGGCAAAGCGGCGGCACTGGACCGTGTTGCGGCTGCCGCCGCCGAGCCGATCCGTTAG
- a CDS encoding sensor histidine kinase: MQKTPDQRAGNGIWPSGAATAAGYLVGGTVLELLGVNAAGLFPPIPGAPGWAWVPVLVLGCAGLLFRRRNVPLMLAVTGTATGAGAVLGGGIITYLLLFELFYAGILFGSPRVSRGVQRAAVTGMVVLPVSVGLVYREWPYLLFGLFQAVFVCLVPLWWAGSLRRQTERAERERQRAETERLRAERTAQLAELRLRVAVASERGAMARELHDAIAGHLSAIALQSGAALAARDAALDHRVLAQVRTESVSALQEMRSMIDLLQSDGPLDGREQAEAAAAAGGLGQLESLAASARLAGSPVELDLPGDAEVPVLVGSSVYRIVQESLANAVRHAPGCPVSISVRLRDRRLELSISNALPTSGGGSSASAGNGSGLRNMNLRAAQLGGTFSAGRVAGSSPGQDLRPVWLVEAALPIEDAVEASVLPRVLPRVLPRQPQETL, encoded by the coding sequence ATGCAAAAAACCCCAGACCAGCGTGCCGGGAACGGAATCTGGCCTTCCGGCGCCGCCACGGCTGCCGGCTACCTGGTGGGCGGTACCGTGCTGGAACTCCTCGGGGTGAACGCTGCGGGCCTGTTCCCGCCGATTCCGGGCGCACCGGGCTGGGCCTGGGTGCCGGTCCTGGTGCTGGGTTGCGCGGGACTGCTGTTCCGCCGCCGGAACGTTCCGCTGATGCTTGCCGTCACCGGAACGGCAACCGGTGCCGGCGCAGTGCTTGGCGGCGGGATCATCACGTACCTGCTCCTGTTCGAGCTGTTCTATGCCGGTATTCTGTTCGGTTCACCCCGGGTGAGCCGCGGCGTGCAGCGCGCGGCGGTAACCGGCATGGTTGTCCTTCCCGTTTCCGTAGGACTGGTTTACCGGGAGTGGCCGTACCTGCTCTTCGGTTTATTCCAGGCGGTTTTCGTCTGCCTTGTTCCGCTGTGGTGGGCCGGCTCCCTGCGCCGCCAGACCGAGCGGGCGGAACGCGAACGGCAGCGGGCGGAAACAGAACGCCTTCGGGCCGAACGCACCGCCCAGCTGGCTGAACTTCGCCTCCGGGTTGCGGTGGCGTCGGAGCGCGGCGCCATGGCACGCGAACTACACGACGCGATTGCCGGGCATCTGTCCGCCATAGCACTCCAGTCCGGCGCTGCGCTGGCGGCGCGCGACGCTGCCCTGGACCACCGGGTGCTGGCCCAGGTCCGGACGGAAAGCGTTTCCGCCCTGCAGGAAATGCGCTCGATGATTGACCTGCTCCAGTCCGACGGCCCGTTGGACGGCAGGGAGCAGGCGGAAGCCGCTGCAGCCGCAGGCGGCCTGGGCCAGCTGGAATCCCTGGCAGCGTCCGCCCGGCTGGCCGGAAGCCCGGTGGAACTGGATCTGCCCGGGGACGCTGAGGTGCCGGTGCTGGTAGGCAGCAGCGTCTATCGGATCGTGCAGGAATCGCTGGCCAACGCGGTCCGGCACGCGCCCGGCTGCCCCGTCAGCATCTCCGTCCGACTGCGGGACAGGCGGCTGGAGCTGAGCATCAGCAATGCGCTCCCCACATCCGGCGGCGGCAGTTCCGCGTCCGCCGGAAACGGTTCGGGCCTGCGGAACATGAACCTGCGGGCGGCCCAGCTCGGCGGAACTTTCTCTGCCGGACGGGTCGCAGGTAGTTCCCCTGGGCAGGATCTGCGACCCGTCTGGCTCGTGGAAGCCGCCCTGCCCATAGAAGACGCCGTGGAAGCCTCCGTACTCCCCCGCGTACTCCCCCGCGTGCTCCCCCGCCAGCCCCAGGAGACACTTTGA
- a CDS encoding RelA/SpoT family protein: MLEPLLRTVRVNNPKEDLELIQRAYVVAERSHEGQKRKSGDPYITHPVAVATILAELGMTGTTLAAALLHDTVEDTSYTLDELRSEFGPEVAMLVDGVTKLDKVTFGDAAQSETVRKMVVAMAKDIRVLVIKLADRLHNARTWRFVSPESSAKKARETLEIFAPLAHRLGMNTIKWELEDLSFAALHPKVYDEIVRMVGDRTPEREKYLGTVRSQIADDLHAVKIKATITGRPKHYYSIYQKMIVRGKDFDDIHDLMGVRVLVDSVRDCYATLGALHSRWNPLPGRFKDYIAMPKFNMYQSLHTTVIGPGGKPVEIQIRTHDMHRRAEYGVAAHWKYKDGNKGPEAPDDMGWLRSLVDWQQETSDPDEFLDSLRFEINAREVFVFTPKGEVMALPAGSTPVDFAYAVHTEVGHRTIGARVNGKLVPLNSELQHGDWVEIFTSKAEGAGPSQDWQGFVKSPRARNKIRQWFTKERREEAIEKGKDLLTRGMRKQNLPLQRLMTHDALVAVAEELHHQDISALYAAVGDGHTSAQNVIEHLVNLMGGHQGAEEDLAETPVATAARRPKFSDSGVTVRGTGDVWVKLARCCTPVPPDPIIGFVTRGSGVSVHRSDCRNVQELRATPDRIVPVEWAPTQSSVFLVEIQVEALDRKSLLSDVTRVLSENHVNILSASVNTSSDRVAMSKFVFEMGDPKYLNHILSAVRKIDGVFDVYRTTGSQRRV; this comes from the coding sequence ATGCTGGAACCGCTGCTGCGCACGGTCCGGGTGAACAACCCCAAGGAAGACCTGGAGCTGATCCAGCGCGCCTATGTGGTTGCCGAGCGCAGCCACGAGGGCCAGAAGCGCAAGAGCGGGGATCCGTACATCACGCATCCGGTGGCGGTGGCGACCATCCTGGCGGAGCTGGGCATGACCGGCACCACCCTCGCCGCGGCGCTGCTGCATGACACGGTGGAGGACACCAGTTACACGCTGGACGAGCTGCGGAGCGAGTTCGGCCCCGAGGTCGCCATGCTCGTGGACGGTGTCACGAAGCTGGACAAGGTCACCTTCGGCGATGCGGCGCAGTCCGAGACCGTGCGGAAAATGGTCGTTGCCATGGCCAAGGACATCCGGGTCCTGGTCATCAAGCTCGCGGACCGGCTGCACAACGCCCGCACCTGGCGGTTTGTGTCACCGGAATCGTCCGCCAAGAAGGCGCGCGAAACCCTGGAAATCTTCGCCCCGCTGGCCCACCGGCTGGGCATGAACACCATCAAGTGGGAGCTGGAGGATCTTTCCTTCGCCGCGCTGCACCCCAAGGTGTATGACGAAATCGTGCGCATGGTGGGGGACCGGACGCCGGAACGGGAAAAGTACCTGGGCACCGTGCGGTCGCAGATCGCCGATGACCTGCATGCGGTCAAGATCAAGGCCACCATCACCGGCCGGCCGAAGCACTATTACTCGATCTACCAGAAGATGATCGTGCGGGGCAAAGACTTCGACGACATCCATGACCTGATGGGCGTGCGCGTCCTGGTGGACTCCGTCCGCGACTGCTACGCGACCCTCGGTGCCCTGCATTCGCGGTGGAACCCCCTGCCCGGGCGGTTCAAGGACTACATCGCGATGCCGAAGTTCAACATGTACCAGTCGCTGCACACCACGGTGATCGGCCCCGGGGGCAAGCCCGTGGAAATCCAGATCCGCACCCACGACATGCACCGCCGTGCCGAATACGGCGTGGCCGCGCACTGGAAGTACAAGGACGGAAACAAGGGCCCCGAAGCCCCTGACGACATGGGCTGGCTCCGCAGCCTGGTGGACTGGCAGCAGGAAACCTCGGATCCCGATGAGTTCCTGGATTCGCTGCGGTTCGAGATCAATGCGCGCGAAGTCTTCGTCTTTACGCCCAAGGGCGAGGTCATGGCGCTGCCGGCCGGGTCGACGCCGGTGGACTTCGCCTACGCCGTCCACACCGAGGTGGGACACCGGACCATCGGTGCACGCGTCAACGGGAAACTCGTGCCGCTCAACAGTGAACTGCAGCACGGCGACTGGGTGGAGATCTTCACCTCCAAGGCCGAGGGCGCCGGCCCCAGCCAGGACTGGCAGGGCTTCGTCAAGAGCCCGCGCGCCCGGAACAAGATCCGGCAGTGGTTCACCAAGGAACGCCGCGAAGAGGCAATCGAAAAGGGCAAGGACCTGCTCACCCGCGGCATGCGCAAGCAGAACCTGCCGCTGCAGCGCCTGATGACGCATGATGCGCTGGTGGCGGTGGCCGAAGAACTGCACCACCAGGACATTTCCGCGCTGTACGCCGCGGTGGGCGACGGTCATACCTCCGCCCAGAACGTCATTGAGCACCTGGTCAACCTGATGGGCGGGCACCAGGGCGCCGAGGAGGACCTGGCCGAAACGCCGGTGGCCACCGCGGCCCGCCGTCCCAAGTTCTCCGATTCCGGCGTCACCGTGCGCGGTACCGGCGATGTGTGGGTCAAACTTGCCCGCTGCTGCACCCCTGTTCCGCCGGATCCGATCATCGGGTTCGTGACCCGCGGCTCGGGTGTTTCGGTACACCGCAGCGACTGCCGGAACGTGCAGGAACTGCGCGCCACACCGGACCGCATTGTCCCGGTGGAATGGGCCCCCACCCAGTCCAGCGTCTTCCTGGTCGAGATCCAGGTGGAAGCGCTGGACCGCAAGAGCCTGCTGTCGGACGTGACGCGGGTCCTCTCGGAGAACCACGTGAATATCCTCTCCGCCAGCGTGAACACCTCCAGCGACCGCGTGGCGATGTCGAAGTTCGTGTTCGAGATGGGGGACCCGAAGTACCTGAACCACATCCTCAGCGCGGTCCGCAAGATCGACGGCGTATTCGACGTCTACCGCACCACCGGGTCGCAGCGGCGGGTCTAG
- a CDS encoding peptidylprolyl isomerase has protein sequence MAANRTSREDRRRLARMEARKAFAAARAKRRRRDNLFAGSAAVVILALAVALQVAWFSSDPTAEDLELLRDQADVAELPDVPDPSVAEGKTFTGSLALGQGEIGVELDGNAAPQAVASFKTLADAGYFTGKDCHRLTATESTSVLQCGSPNGDGKADQDFLWGPVENTPADGFYPAGTIAVARGEDVMSHGTQFFIVYKDSTLTQETGGYTIMGKVTSGLDVLEAIASSGTASGETDGFPKDPVTINSFTLN, from the coding sequence GTGGCAGCAAACCGCACCAGCCGTGAAGACAGGCGCCGGCTGGCCCGGATGGAAGCACGGAAGGCCTTCGCTGCTGCCCGTGCCAAGCGGCGCAGGCGCGACAATCTCTTCGCCGGATCCGCCGCCGTCGTTATCCTGGCCCTTGCCGTTGCACTGCAGGTGGCCTGGTTCAGTTCCGACCCCACTGCGGAAGACCTGGAGCTGCTGCGGGACCAGGCCGACGTCGCCGAACTGCCCGACGTTCCGGATCCCTCCGTCGCCGAGGGCAAGACCTTCACCGGATCCCTGGCCCTGGGCCAGGGCGAGATCGGCGTGGAACTGGACGGCAATGCCGCGCCGCAGGCAGTTGCCTCCTTCAAAACACTTGCCGATGCGGGCTACTTCACCGGCAAGGACTGCCACCGCCTGACCGCCACCGAATCCACCTCCGTGCTCCAGTGCGGTTCGCCGAACGGGGACGGAAAAGCCGACCAGGACTTCCTGTGGGGGCCGGTGGAGAACACACCCGCCGACGGCTTCTACCCCGCCGGCACCATCGCCGTCGCCCGCGGCGAGGACGTCATGAGCCACGGCACACAGTTCTTCATTGTTTACAAGGATTCGACGCTAACGCAGGAAACCGGCGGCTACACGATAATGGGTAAGGTAACGTCAGGTCTTGACGTACTGGAGGCCATTGCTTCCTCGGGGACAGCCTCCGGGGAGACCGATGGTTTCCCGAAAGACCCGGTGACGATTAACTCGTTCACCCTGAATTAA
- a CDS encoding DUF349 domain-containing protein, translating to MTDSQKSDETAGPSTTETSRPATPSPAALAARRPSPAAVGSRPGAAAQPVVAAPAAHSTPLEEAARFARVEEDGHVFLIVDGEESAVGQFPDASKEEALAYFVRKYDDVASQLLLLEQRVQVKAPAADIHKTLKHLAQQVAERKMVGDIKALDARIEALETSLKEAEAAERAEAEAAKARELAAREAIVAEAEEIAAKDPATIQWKTSSNRMNELFDAWKTAQKNGPRLGRSTEDTLWKRFRSARTVFDRHRRAYFSQLDSENSSAKAAKEALIARAEELATSTDWGNTAAEYRQLMDEWKASKRASRKDDDALWARFRAAQDKFFAARQAANEVIDEEFAANLVVKEELLREAQALLPITDLNSARKALQSIRERWEDAGKVPRADMGRMEAGIRKVEEAVKAAEDEHWQRSNPETKARTNSALSQLEATIASLEQDLADAEKAGNAKKIADAREALEARQQWLAMLQKSAQDFA from the coding sequence GTGACAGACAGTCAGAAATCCGACGAAACAGCAGGCCCGTCCACTACGGAGACGTCCCGGCCTGCCACTCCGAGCCCCGCAGCACTTGCGGCGCGACGGCCCTCCCCCGCAGCCGTAGGCTCCCGGCCCGGCGCGGCCGCCCAGCCGGTGGTGGCTGCCCCCGCGGCCCACTCCACCCCGCTGGAGGAAGCCGCCCGCTTCGCGCGGGTCGAGGAGGACGGCCATGTCTTCCTGATCGTGGACGGCGAGGAATCCGCCGTCGGCCAGTTCCCCGACGCCTCCAAGGAAGAAGCACTGGCCTACTTCGTGCGCAAGTACGACGACGTCGCCAGCCAGCTCCTGCTTCTTGAGCAGCGGGTGCAGGTCAAGGCTCCGGCTGCGGACATCCACAAGACCCTGAAGCACCTGGCCCAGCAGGTGGCCGAGCGCAAGATGGTGGGCGACATCAAGGCGCTTGATGCCCGCATCGAAGCACTCGAGACCTCGCTGAAGGAAGCCGAGGCCGCCGAGCGTGCCGAGGCTGAGGCCGCCAAGGCGCGTGAGCTTGCCGCCCGTGAAGCCATTGTTGCCGAGGCGGAGGAGATCGCAGCCAAGGACCCGGCCACGATCCAGTGGAAGACCAGCAGCAACCGGATGAACGAGCTGTTCGATGCGTGGAAGACCGCGCAGAAGAACGGCCCGCGTCTGGGCCGCAGCACCGAGGACACCCTGTGGAAGCGGTTCCGCTCCGCCCGCACGGTCTTCGACCGCCACCGCCGCGCCTACTTCTCCCAGCTGGACAGTGAAAACTCGTCCGCCAAGGCTGCGAAGGAGGCTCTCATTGCCCGCGCCGAGGAACTGGCCACGTCCACGGACTGGGGCAACACCGCCGCCGAATACCGGCAGCTCATGGATGAGTGGAAGGCCTCCAAGCGCGCCAGCCGCAAGGACGACGATGCCCTGTGGGCCCGCTTCCGTGCGGCGCAGGATAAGTTCTTCGCCGCCCGCCAGGCAGCGAACGAGGTTATCGACGAGGAATTCGCCGCGAACCTGGTGGTCAAGGAAGAGCTGCTGAGGGAAGCACAGGCCCTGCTGCCGATCACGGACCTGAACTCGGCCCGCAAGGCCCTCCAGTCGATCCGTGAACGCTGGGAAGACGCCGGCAAGGTACCCCGCGCGGATATGGGACGCATGGAAGCCGGCATCCGCAAGGTCGAGGAAGCCGTGAAGGCTGCCGAAGACGAGCACTGGCAGCGGAGCAACCCCGAGACCAAGGCACGCACCAACTCTGCCCTGTCCCAGCTGGAGGCGACCATCGCGTCCCTCGAACAGGACCTGGCCGACGCCGAGAAGGCCGGCAACGCGAAAAAGATCGCGGACGCCCGTGAGGCCCTCGAAGCCCGTCAGCAGTGGCTGGCAATGCTGCAGAAGTCCGCGCAGGACTTCGCCTAG